The following coding sequences lie in one Lentilactobacillus sp. SPB1-3 genomic window:
- a CDS encoding PadR family transcriptional regulator has product MYELFILSELIEKPLNGYNLKRILQNILGDERNVSFGMIYPQLDRLEKNGYITTSLDQTDSKKTSKINKITAAGKQHFQELMVTPVTPNQNAQLTYEIKIGSFHMVSIQTQITIMQSYIEYLSQKIATNHASKKVIKDDKPGMSHLDKEDTLETLELRLTQNQAALNWAKNKLNKIEESYNGTI; this is encoded by the coding sequence ATGTATGAATTATTTATTCTAAGTGAACTAATCGAAAAACCACTGAATGGTTATAATCTCAAGAGAATTCTTCAAAACATCTTGGGTGATGAGCGCAATGTTAGTTTTGGAATGATATATCCGCAGTTAGACCGGCTTGAAAAGAATGGCTATATCACGACTAGCTTGGATCAAACAGATTCGAAGAAAACTAGCAAAATTAATAAGATCACTGCTGCTGGAAAGCAACATTTTCAAGAATTGATGGTCACACCTGTCACTCCCAATCAAAACGCTCAATTAACTTACGAGATCAAAATTGGTAGTTTTCATATGGTATCAATTCAGACGCAAATAACCATCATGCAAAGTTATATTGAATATTTATCTCAGAAGATTGCCACAAATCATGCTAGCAAGAAAGTCATCAAAGATGATAAACCTGGGATGTCTCATCTGGATAAAGAGGATACGCTTGAAACCCTTGAGCTTCGATTAACTCAAAATCAAGCTGCCCTCAACTGGGCCAAAAATAAATTAAATAAAATCGAGGAATCTTATAATGGAACAATCTGA
- a CDS encoding MFS transporter, with product MEQSEKTSAKSWWVLVAVCLGVFMSLLDVTVVNVALPSIQKNFNTSFSNLQWIINAYTLVYAVMLLLVSKLGDLFGRKLMFNITLTIFTLGSLACSMATSNLMLVIFRGVQALGGAGLMSLSMSIVAATFSGKARGLALGVWGSVADLSTALGPLVGGILVQAFNWRAIFLVNVPVGVLALIMSIAFIRESEKIHNESIDFLGMLISTVMVFLLILGLIQKENHYDYSWTNWHVSSLIIGGIVLIIVFIVLESKLKNPMIDLSIFKNRGFVGSCIAAFALGGGLYAFFTYLTILLQNYMGYSALQTGIRQLLISGFSLVLVPVAGMLSDRIKPKYMISGSLIVAGCGMLIAHTTLGFSATWTVLIPAFILFGISNALVNPSISNAAVSSVLPQQIGMSSGVVNVFRQFGTSFGVVILGLTLTDAYHSHITSGLNKITQLPAHAKDGLTKGLFAAGPFSGKAVLNSPRAQELHQLPFFDKISDVVTHAYYYGMHNVLLTCATLFIAAGVICFFLFESKKRVD from the coding sequence ATGGAACAATCTGAAAAAACATCTGCCAAAAGTTGGTGGGTCCTAGTCGCCGTTTGTTTAGGCGTCTTCATGTCATTACTTGATGTCACTGTAGTTAACGTGGCATTACCATCAATTCAAAAGAATTTTAATACTAGTTTTTCAAACTTACAGTGGATCATCAATGCTTACACATTGGTTTACGCAGTTATGCTATTATTGGTCTCAAAGTTAGGCGATTTGTTCGGCCGTAAGTTAATGTTTAACATCACGCTAACCATTTTCACCTTAGGGTCATTAGCATGTAGTATGGCCACCAGCAATCTGATGTTAGTAATCTTCCGTGGTGTTCAAGCCCTTGGTGGTGCAGGTTTAATGAGCCTATCCATGAGTATTGTTGCCGCAACCTTTTCTGGTAAAGCTCGTGGCTTAGCATTGGGTGTTTGGGGAAGTGTCGCTGATTTATCTACTGCCCTTGGACCACTGGTTGGTGGTATCTTAGTGCAAGCATTCAACTGGCGAGCTATCTTCTTAGTTAACGTGCCAGTCGGTGTCCTTGCTCTCATCATGTCAATTGCCTTCATTCGTGAAAGCGAAAAAATTCATAATGAATCAATCGATTTCTTAGGAATGTTAATTTCAACTGTCATGGTCTTCTTATTGATCTTAGGTTTGATCCAAAAGGAAAACCATTATGATTATTCTTGGACTAACTGGCATGTATCTTCACTGATTATTGGAGGAATCGTTCTCATAATTGTCTTCATCGTGCTAGAAAGTAAACTTAAAAACCCAATGATTGATTTGAGTATCTTTAAGAACCGTGGTTTTGTAGGTTCTTGTATTGCAGCCTTTGCCTTAGGTGGCGGACTCTACGCTTTCTTCACTTATCTAACTATTCTTTTACAAAATTACATGGGTTACTCAGCTTTGCAAACTGGAATTAGACAATTGCTGATCAGTGGCTTCTCACTTGTTTTAGTACCAGTTGCAGGAATGTTAAGTGACCGCATCAAACCGAAATACATGATCAGTGGTAGTTTAATTGTTGCTGGTTGCGGAATGTTAATTGCTCACACAACTTTAGGCTTTAGTGCCACTTGGACCGTCCTTATCCCTGCATTTATTTTATTCGGTATTTCTAACGCGTTAGTCAACCCTTCTATTTCTAACGCCGCCGTTAGCTCGGTGCTACCTCAACAAATAGGTATGTCATCCGGCGTTGTGAATGTCTTCCGTCAGTTCGGAACAAGTTTTGGTGTTGTAATCTTAGGTCTGACATTAACTGATGCTTATCACAGCCATATCACCAGTGGTTTAAATAAAATCACGCAATTACCCGCTCATGCAAAGGATGGCTTAACTAAAGGATTATTTGCTGCTGGTCCTTTCTCAGGCAAGGCAGTTCTTAACAGCCCTCGTGCTCAAGAGTTACACCAATTACCATTCTTCGATAAAATCTCAGATGTTGTCACTCACGCTTACTATTATGGAATGCACAACGTCTTACTAACTTGCGCCACGTTATTCATCGCGGCTGGAGTTATTTGTTTCTTCTTGTTTGAATCAAAGAAACGTGTTGATTAA
- a CDS encoding LysR family transcriptional regulator has product MEIRQLMTFISLVNTGNFSQSASILGYTQSTVSMQMKSLETELGGKLYTYTRHQFKLTDMGKRLVPIAERLLDNYSQINELNDKSAIPSVIKIAAPESISCVYLPDIIRQFREVVPNVRVEVVNATCLYNEERLLRGEVDVAFMLWPMKVNNVLVDHDIGKQAMSLITDGKYKSQEEILSDPDVVFLTNEAQCSYRNQFETATWLQHQHKFTTQELASLDTIVKMVSCGVGFSYVPEFVAKDAIKKGTVKTIENDVTNHIHMHLLTRSDSNNSPIIKQFVDATDNVLNKKD; this is encoded by the coding sequence ATGGAAATTCGGCAATTAATGACTTTTATTAGTTTAGTTAACACGGGTAATTTTTCTCAGTCCGCTTCAATACTGGGATACACTCAATCAACTGTATCAATGCAGATGAAGTCTTTGGAAACTGAATTGGGTGGTAAATTATATACTTACACCCGGCATCAGTTTAAATTAACTGACATGGGCAAGCGGTTGGTCCCAATAGCGGAAAGACTGTTAGATAATTATTCTCAAATTAATGAATTAAATGATAAGAGTGCCATTCCGAGTGTAATAAAAATTGCTGCTCCAGAATCAATTAGTTGTGTCTATTTACCAGATATCATTCGACAATTTCGTGAAGTTGTTCCAAATGTCAGAGTTGAGGTTGTCAATGCGACCTGCCTTTATAATGAAGAACGTCTATTAAGGGGAGAAGTCGATGTAGCATTTATGCTTTGGCCCATGAAAGTGAATAATGTTTTGGTGGATCATGACATTGGTAAACAGGCAATGTCTTTAATCACTGATGGTAAATATAAATCGCAAGAAGAAATACTGTCTGATCCAGATGTGGTATTCTTAACCAATGAAGCTCAATGTAGTTATCGTAACCAATTTGAAACTGCGACGTGGCTGCAACACCAACATAAGTTTACAACACAGGAATTGGCCAGTTTGGATACGATAGTTAAAATGGTTTCGTGTGGTGTTGGATTCAGTTATGTTCCAGAGTTTGTTGCCAAAGATGCAATTAAAAAGGGTACTGTTAAGACTATTGAGAACGATGTTACCAATCATATCCATATGCATTTATTAACACGGTCTGATTCGAATAATTCGCCAATAATTAAACAATTTGTAGATGCGACGGATAACGTATTAAATAAAAAAGATTAA
- a CDS encoding GNAT family N-acetyltransferase: MKIKPYTYSPSHLAEIIDLINYCQNIEAHLNIKMSEQPDLFEIENYYQHNHGNFWTALDGDQVIGTIALLPISSATAVLKKFFTYPKYRGQPHHLGQQLFNQLEQHAIENKFKEIILDTPENEHRSHTFYEHHGFIQIKPEQMTVSYPFPDRNSRIYLKQL; encoded by the coding sequence ATAAAAATTAAGCCATACACGTATAGTCCATCGCATTTAGCAGAAATTATTGATTTAATCAACTATTGCCAAAATATTGAAGCCCATCTCAATATCAAAATGAGTGAGCAACCAGATTTATTTGAGATTGAAAACTACTACCAACACAATCATGGTAATTTTTGGACTGCCTTAGATGGCGATCAAGTAATAGGAACAATTGCATTATTACCCATATCTTCAGCCACCGCTGTTTTAAAAAAATTCTTTACATACCCTAAATATCGTGGTCAACCACATCATCTAGGTCAGCAATTATTCAATCAATTAGAGCAGCATGCTATTGAAAATAAATTTAAAGAAATCATTTTAGACACTCCAGAAAACGAACACCGTTCACACACTTTTTATGAACATCATGGTTTTATCCAAATTAAACCAGAGCAAATGACTGTGTCCTATCCATTTCCCGATCGCAATTCCCGCATTTATCTGAAACAATTATAA
- a CDS encoding TetR/AcrR family transcriptional regulator, whose product MKINNVETLFDSSISESELSVKQQEVLKASLTLFAQQGFESTTSSQIAELAGVSEGTVFKKFKTKQGILEALLRPFIENVIPRAMNEFESEVATNEYSDFESFLHYIVKDRMQFALDSNKQLKVFIQEIIRNPEIFKLIAVKWDELIAGRIGQVINRFKEKGQIGDISIDQVMQYTASIVLSYMIPRIISNVDIPFDVEQKSLEATKFLMNGLRNHD is encoded by the coding sequence ATGAAAATTAATAACGTTGAAACCCTGTTTGATTCATCGATCTCCGAATCAGAATTATCGGTTAAGCAACAGGAAGTTTTAAAAGCGAGTTTAACTTTATTTGCCCAGCAGGGATTTGAAAGTACTACTAGTAGCCAGATTGCTGAATTGGCCGGAGTATCTGAAGGAACGGTATTTAAGAAGTTTAAAACTAAGCAGGGGATATTAGAGGCGTTATTGCGACCATTCATTGAGAATGTGATTCCCAGAGCGATGAATGAATTTGAATCTGAAGTTGCGACTAATGAGTATTCTGACTTCGAATCTTTTTTACACTATATTGTTAAAGACCGAATGCAGTTCGCCCTGGATAGTAATAAACAACTAAAAGTTTTCATTCAAGAGATTATTCGCAATCCAGAAATTTTTAAATTGATCGCCGTTAAGTGGGATGAATTAATTGCTGGAAGAATTGGCCAAGTGATTAATCGATTTAAAGAAAAAGGTCAAATTGGCGACATTTCTATCGATCAAGTCATGCAGTATACGGCTAGTATTGTGCTTAGTTATATGATCCCGAGAATCATTAGCAATGTTGATATACCTTTTGATGTTGAGCAAAAGAGTTTGGAAGCGACCAAGTTTTTGATGAATGGATTGCGGAATCACGATTGA
- a CDS encoding ABC transporter permease, producing the protein MRTISIMNRVLKELFRDKRTLALMFLAPILVMLLMSVIFNTNSTTNVNIGTVGVTKTVNKEIDQIKHVSVKEYATKTDANKALKDAKIDAVVKRNGNNYHLTYANTDASKTTAVKMAFSNALTKTSINQLKGALKLSTKETVKLATQLKIIQSQQQGRPTGKTMPNQTAMPNKKMAAQPKITNTYVYGDKNTGYFAKMLPILMGFFVFFFVFLISGMALLKERTTGTLDRLLATPVKRSSIVFGYMLSYGILAVLQTIVIVVITIWLLGIEVVGSVISVVLINLLLALVALSFGILLSTFANSEFQMMQFIPLVVVPQIFFSGLIPLDSMASWIKAVSYIIPLKYSGDATTAVIMRGVPLTSLGVDLGILFLFLIVLTVLNIVGLKRYRKV; encoded by the coding sequence ATGCGAACAATTTCGATTATGAACCGGGTTTTAAAAGAACTTTTCCGTGATAAAAGAACCCTGGCGTTGATGTTTCTGGCGCCAATTCTAGTGATGTTGTTAATGAGCGTGATTTTTAATACTAATTCAACTACCAACGTCAATATTGGTACCGTTGGTGTTACAAAAACAGTGAATAAAGAAATTGATCAAATCAAACATGTTTCTGTAAAGGAATACGCAACTAAAACTGATGCGAATAAAGCTCTCAAAGATGCTAAAATAGACGCTGTTGTTAAAAGAAATGGCAATAATTATCATTTAACTTACGCCAATACAGATGCATCAAAAACGACAGCGGTTAAGATGGCCTTTAGCAACGCACTGACCAAAACTAGTATTAATCAGCTTAAGGGTGCTCTGAAATTAAGTACTAAAGAAACTGTTAAATTAGCGACCCAATTAAAGATCATTCAAAGTCAGCAACAAGGCCGGCCTACTGGGAAAACAATGCCTAATCAAACTGCTATGCCAAACAAAAAGATGGCTGCACAGCCAAAAATCACCAATACCTACGTATATGGTGATAAAAACACTGGTTACTTTGCTAAGATGTTACCAATTTTGATGGGATTTTTTGTTTTCTTCTTTGTCTTCTTGATTTCAGGAATGGCGTTATTAAAAGAGAGAACTACTGGAACTTTGGATCGATTATTGGCCACACCCGTTAAACGTTCATCAATCGTCTTTGGTTACATGTTGAGTTACGGAATTCTAGCTGTTTTACAAACGATTGTGATCGTGGTCATCACCATTTGGTTGCTGGGAATTGAAGTGGTTGGTAGTGTGATTTCGGTAGTGCTGATCAATTTGCTATTAGCACTAGTAGCACTATCGTTTGGTATCTTGTTATCAACGTTTGCCAATTCAGAATTCCAAATGATGCAGTTCATTCCACTCGTCGTGGTACCACAAATCTTCTTCTCAGGTTTGATTCCATTGGATTCAATGGCTTCATGGATTAAAGCAGTCTCATATATTATTCCTTTGAAGTACTCAGGAGACGCAACCACGGCAGTGATTATGCGTGGCGTTCCACTTACTAGTTTAGGAGTTGATTTAGGCATATTGTTCTTGTTTTTGATTGTATTAACAGTTCTAAATATCGTTGGCTTGAAGAGATATCGTAAAGTTTAG
- a CDS encoding ABC transporter ATP-binding protein, translated as MNTAIIDLQHIAKQFGSQTVLKDVNLTVNAGEIVGLIGPSGAGKSTVIKVTLGMEVANGGSAKVFNTQLPDRQLLSKIGYMAQTDALYTSLSGRENLKFYGQMKGIDKQKLQDEILHASKVVDLTDALDRRVAGYSGGMMRRLSLAIALLGEPDLLILDEPTVGIDPALRRQIWAELARVRDAGRSILITTHVMDEAELVDRVALLLDGKVMAFDKPSVLKEQYHVGTIEDVFLKAEGAE; from the coding sequence ATGAACACAGCAATTATTGACTTACAGCATATTGCCAAACAGTTCGGCTCACAAACAGTTTTAAAAGATGTCAATTTAACAGTTAATGCTGGTGAAATCGTTGGACTTATTGGCCCTTCGGGTGCCGGTAAATCAACTGTAATTAAAGTTACTTTGGGCATGGAAGTTGCCAATGGCGGTTCTGCTAAAGTATTTAATACTCAATTGCCTGATCGTCAGCTGTTAAGCAAGATAGGTTATATGGCCCAAACCGATGCTCTGTATACCAGTTTATCTGGGAGAGAAAACTTGAAATTCTATGGTCAGATGAAGGGTATCGATAAGCAAAAGTTGCAAGATGAAATCCTTCATGCGTCTAAAGTGGTCGATTTAACTGATGCTTTAGACAGAAGAGTTGCCGGATATTCTGGTGGGATGATGCGCAGATTGTCATTGGCAATCGCCTTATTGGGCGAACCTGATCTATTGATTTTAGATGAACCAACTGTGGGAATTGATCCTGCCTTAAGACGACAAATCTGGGCGGAACTAGCCAGAGTTCGTGATGCTGGCCGAAGTATTTTAATTACTACTCATGTGATGGATGAAGCAGAATTGGTTGACCGTGTGGCACTACTATTGGATGGTAAAGTAATGGCATTTGATAAGCCTAGTGTTCTGAAAGAACAGTACCATGTTGGTACGATTGAAGATGTCTTTTTAAAGGCTGAGGGGGCAGAATAA
- a CDS encoding ArsR/SmtB family transcription factor, translating into MITEAAKIYKVLGNGIRISILYFLREQNDYVDVTSIISATQLAQSVVSKHLGVLYRYQLVTKKRVGTRILYRLDDPHIIEMVDDMLNHVKHEIKGEPHPTKMYDK; encoded by the coding sequence TTGATAACAGAGGCTGCTAAAATCTATAAAGTATTGGGGAATGGTATTCGCATTTCGATTCTTTATTTTTTGCGGGAACAAAATGATTATGTTGATGTCACATCGATTATTTCTGCGACACAATTAGCCCAATCAGTGGTTTCCAAACATCTGGGAGTTCTGTATCGGTATCAATTAGTTACTAAAAAAAGAGTAGGTACCCGAATTTTGTACCGACTGGATGATCCTCATATTATTGAAATGGTTGACGATATGTTAAACCACGTGAAGCATGAAATTAAGGGTGAACCACATCCAACCAAGATGTACGATAAGTAA
- a CDS encoding cadmium resistance transporter, which produces MNWWLILITFLGVNLDFFFILLILLKKYDVKKVVLGYVLGIIVLVSLSFFAGKLLALFLPEWLLGVLGILPIYMAFKDDDDDLADDKGRSPVLATFITYLAVCSGCNLSIFLPILTGLSFEDFALVLLFLVVLSGIVVVLINLIGNIKVVYNTMEKYGEILTKIVYIGVGLYVFWDSGLISHIMAWL; this is translated from the coding sequence ATGAACTGGTGGTTAATTTTAATTACGTTTTTAGGAGTCAATCTGGATTTCTTCTTCATTTTGTTAATTCTATTGAAGAAGTATGATGTTAAGAAAGTTGTGCTTGGCTACGTTTTAGGAATTATTGTTTTAGTGTCGCTTAGTTTCTTTGCGGGCAAATTATTAGCCTTATTCTTACCGGAATGGTTATTAGGTGTCTTGGGAATCCTACCGATTTATATGGCATTTAAAGATGACGACGATGATTTGGCAGATGACAAGGGTCGTTCACCAGTATTGGCAACCTTCATTACATACTTAGCTGTTTGTTCGGGTTGTAACTTATCAATTTTCTTACCAATATTGACTGGTTTGAGTTTTGAAGATTTTGCACTTGTTCTACTGTTCTTAGTGGTCTTATCTGGTATAGTAGTAGTGTTGATCAACCTTATCGGTAACATTAAAGTCGTGTATAACACGATGGAAAAGTACGGTGAGATTTTAACAAAAATCGTGTATATTGGTGTCGGACTGTATGTCTTTTGGGATAGTGGTTTAATTAGTCATATTATGGCCTGGCTTTAA
- a CDS encoding ClC family H(+)/Cl(-) exchange transporter: MQLKQPRLRFAIKGLLVGLTVGIVVSSFRWLIEHGLAIFTTIYQHFSWPIAIGVLLINLVIGVIISQLLKQEPNISGSGIPQVEGQLQGEFELTWWSILWRKFVGGVLALSPGLFLGREGPSIQLGAAVGQGISEWQHDDRSERRIMIAAGAAAGLSAAFNAPIAGSLFVVEEIYHNFSPLVWLSCLSSAIGANFISLYVFGELPVLHLIYPKPLPINLYWHLLILGIILGLLGKFYQWILLQLPEWYAHTKIPRNYQGLIPLVLVIPVGFWVPQLIGGGNQLIINFGHQVPSFTILLGIFAIRFIFSMVSYGSGLPGGIFLPILSLGAIIGAAYAQLMVGMHVLPTSYIINFIIFAMAGYFSAIGKAPFTAILLVTEMVGNLKLLMPLAVVSLIAYLVLDSLNGAPIYEALLAKLVKHPSPAPSQQMERIEVPIFAGSALEDHQVRDITWPKSSLLIGIIRGEKEVIPHGDSVLQAGQTLVILTSATDRQRVRAQIRQLATTSGVTFGQAEKPE; this comes from the coding sequence ATACAATTGAAGCAACCACGTTTACGCTTCGCTATCAAGGGCCTGCTTGTCGGATTAACGGTTGGGATTGTCGTCAGCAGTTTCCGCTGGTTGATCGAACATGGCCTCGCAATCTTTACTACAATCTATCAACATTTCAGTTGGCCCATCGCAATTGGAGTTTTGTTAATAAATTTAGTCATTGGCGTCATCATATCCCAATTGCTCAAGCAAGAACCTAATATCTCTGGATCAGGAATCCCCCAGGTTGAAGGACAACTGCAAGGAGAATTCGAGTTGACTTGGTGGTCGATTCTTTGGCGCAAATTTGTCGGTGGAGTTCTGGCACTATCACCTGGTCTTTTTCTAGGTCGGGAAGGCCCTTCTATTCAACTTGGTGCCGCAGTTGGTCAGGGAATCTCTGAGTGGCAACATGATGACCGCAGTGAACGCCGCATAATGATTGCCGCTGGTGCCGCTGCTGGATTATCAGCCGCGTTCAATGCACCAATTGCCGGTAGTTTGTTTGTCGTAGAAGAAATTTACCATAACTTTTCGCCATTGGTTTGGTTGTCATGTCTATCAAGTGCAATTGGTGCTAACTTCATATCACTTTATGTCTTTGGTGAATTACCGGTTTTGCACCTCATTTATCCTAAGCCACTGCCCATCAATCTGTACTGGCATTTATTGATACTCGGAATTATTTTAGGACTACTAGGTAAGTTTTATCAGTGGATTCTTTTACAGCTACCAGAATGGTATGCTCATACAAAAATCCCTCGCAACTACCAAGGATTGATTCCTTTAGTCCTCGTAATTCCCGTCGGTTTTTGGGTGCCCCAACTAATCGGTGGTGGTAACCAACTAATTATTAACTTTGGTCACCAGGTACCATCGTTTACCATATTATTAGGAATTTTTGCCATTCGGTTTATTTTTTCAATGGTCTCTTACGGTTCCGGATTACCCGGCGGTATTTTCCTGCCGATTCTATCATTAGGTGCCATCATTGGCGCAGCTTATGCGCAATTAATGGTTGGCATGCATGTTTTACCCACATCCTACATAATCAACTTCATAATTTTCGCGATGGCTGGTTACTTCTCTGCTATTGGTAAAGCACCCTTTACCGCTATTTTATTGGTCACGGAAATGGTCGGTAACTTAAAACTGTTGATGCCACTAGCAGTGGTGTCCTTAATTGCTTACCTAGTGTTAGACAGCCTAAATGGTGCCCCCATCTATGAAGCTTTACTTGCTAAGTTAGTGAAACATCCTTCTCCCGCACCATCCCAACAGATGGAACGTATCGAAGTACCCATCTTTGCCGGCAGTGCCCTAGAAGATCATCAAGTCCGGGACATTACTTGGCCCAAGTCTTCATTACTAATTGGAATAATTCGTGGTGAAAAAGAAGTTATTCCACATGGCGACAGTGTTTTACAAGCTGGGCAGACATTAGTGATTCTCACCAGCGCAACTGATCGCCAACGAGTCCGTGCTCAAATTCGTCAGTTAGCCACAACTAGTGGCGTCACATTTGGGCAAGCCGAGAAACCTGAGTAA
- a CDS encoding NAD(P)-binding oxidoreductase: MLLSQQNIDRYVMESATGAESRSTWDVYDTPSYYVTKYYAEEILKKSGLKYTVIRPAILSDGDETNTISIDGNGHNDVVFRADVAAVVVKCLHDTRAFNQGFNLYGGTTSIDESFDELNAN, encoded by the coding sequence ATGCTGCTAAGTCAGCAAAATATCGACCGGTATGTCATGGAGTCAGCAACTGGAGCTGAGTCACGGTCAACATGGGATGTGTACGATACTCCTAGCTATTATGTGACTAAGTACTATGCTGAAGAGATACTTAAGAAGAGTGGTTTGAAATACACGGTAATTCGCCCAGCTATTTTATCCGATGGTGATGAGACTAATACAATTAGTATTGACGGTAATGGCCACAATGATGTGGTGTTTAGAGCTGATGTTGCTGCAGTTGTTGTCAAGTGCCTTCATGACACTCGAGCATTCAATCAGGGATTCAATCTTTACGGCGGAACAACCAGTATCGATGAATCATTCGATGAACTAAACGCAAATTAA
- a CDS encoding MarR family winged helix-turn-helix transcriptional regulator produces MVSNQNNDRVQGISIVNRIIQNDLKRNVKQYGLNENNYFFIFFINDHPGASQDELTRTMFLDHSTITRAVAKLIKLGYLERRFDEHDKRISRLYLTAEGEALRKPLYELTQHAEDVAFNNLSDDERETVQTLLLKSALSHEKEKAKNAITKYR; encoded by the coding sequence ATGGTATCTAATCAAAATAACGACAGAGTTCAAGGCATTAGTATCGTCAATCGAATCATTCAAAATGATCTGAAAAGAAATGTAAAGCAATATGGGCTGAACGAAAATAATTATTTTTTCATATTTTTCATTAACGATCACCCCGGTGCTTCTCAAGACGAGCTGACACGGACTATGTTTTTAGATCATAGTACTATCACACGAGCTGTGGCCAAGTTAATTAAATTAGGCTACCTAGAACGTCGCTTTGATGAGCACGACAAGCGAATCAGTAGACTGTACCTTACTGCCGAAGGTGAAGCTCTTCGTAAGCCACTCTATGAATTAACGCAGCATGCCGAGGACGTAGCATTCAATAATTTATCGGATGATGAGCGCGAAACTGTGCAAACTCTGCTATTAAAATCAGCTCTGTCACATGAAAAGGAGAAAGCAAAAAATGCAATCACAAAATACAGATAA